Below is a window of Candidatus Zymogenaceae bacterium DNA.
ATGGCTCCCCATGACTTCCCCGAATCACGCATGGAGGCGATCTTTGATGCGTCCACGTTATAATAGCCCGACAGCGTATCCGTGATTGACTTCTCCAATTCACGAAACTCCACACGGGCCAGCGCCAGTGTATTTTTCAAGGCATACCGTTCATCCGGTGTGGCTTCCGGGTGCCTGTTGATAATGCTCAGGTCCTTTTCAATAATTGATACGAGGTTGCCCGCAACATTCGCCTCGTGAATAAGAGAAAAAAGGCCCTCGGGGACAACTCCGTTTGGAACTTCATGCCCGAGGGCCGTTTGCGTCAGGGCACACAGAGGAATCATGCACACAACGATGAGCATAATCGCCGGGATAAAGCCGAACGGCTTTCTCCTTCCATATATGATCCTCTCTGACACGTCCCTGTCCCCAACATTTTTTCGTTAGTAAACGAAACCACTCCTCTTATACATTCTATATCATTATATTTAAACTAAAACAAGCGTTTTTTCCACATCGGCGATTCGACTACTTCTTGCCGCCGCCCTTACCGCCGCCCTTGCCGCCGCCCTTGCCGCCGCCTTTGCCGCCGCTGTTGCCTTTCCCGTTGTCGCTCTTGCTGTTATTGGATTTGTCCTTGTTCTTGCCGGGAGCGTTTTCGGAATTTCCGGGCGCCGCGGCCAGTGAGTCATCCTCCGCGGCTTCCGCGATGGACTTCTTATTCTCCTTCATGGCCTTGGCGGTGAGCTTGGCGGCATTCTTCACCTTTTCCATCGCCCTGACCGTGAAGCCCTCCTCGGCATGCTTTGTATGGCCGAGCCCCAGGGTGCTGGGATGAACCCCCAGTTCGTGACAGATCTCACCCCAGCCCATACCGCTTTCCCGCATCGCCTTGACGCTGTCGACATCAACATCAGCGACAGCCGCCGTTGCCTCTTCAGCTGCGGTCTCCTTTTCGGCCAGGTTGTCCTCCGCCGCGGTCAGGGCGTCTTCAGCCTCGGTTACCCCGGCTTTTGCATCCGCCAGAGCCGCCTCCGCGGCGGCGACCTCTTCTTCAGTGGCGTCGGGATTGCTCTTCACCGTATCCAGGTTCGCCTCGGCCTCCGCCACCGCTGCATTCGCGGCGTCCAGCGCCGCAGCGGCCTCATCCGCCAAAGATGCGGCCTCTTCCTGGGCCTCAACCGCCTCGGCTGCCTCCGCCTCCAGGGCCGCTACCGCCGCATCGGCGACGTTCTCGGCCTTCTCTTCCTGGGCGGGATTCCAGTTCGTTCCCCCCTCCTCTTCACCGTCTTCTCCCTCGGCAACCGTTCCCTCGTCCGATGTATCGTCGGTATCGCCGACAACCTCATCGCCGACTTCTGTATCAGTCTCGTCCTGTCCCATCACGACACCACCCAGCAAAACAAGCCCGGAGACGAGCAGGACCGTCAGAAGCAAGTGGAGTATTTTTTTCGATTTCATCATTCTTGGTATCCCCCTTTTCCAGATAGTATACACATTATGTGATAAATATATGCAAATACCTTACCAAGAAAACCATAAAAGCCTTGTATGTCCATATTGTGTAGTAATTTCAAATGGTTATCCTTGCCCCCTCTCATTTTCACGCTTCCGGCAAAAAAATTGTTGCTTTTTTGACACGGTCACTAAAGAACAATGATTTCAAGCGGTTAAAAAAATTTTCCTATATGGATTGTTGCAAATGAATTTTGCATGTGCAAAACGTATTTGCGACAATTTGCCCGTTCCCGGGCACATATCCCACCATTCACGATGAACCGACGCCCATTGTTTCCCGTAACTTCAGTTTTCGATGGACACACCGGCCGCGGCGTCTTTATCATACACGGAATGTGAAAAGATGTATCCGGCACATCTCGGCGTTACGATACATAGACCTGCCACGCCCGATAAAAAACCCGAAGCGACTCACCATTCGATGGTGAGTCGTTTCGGGTCGTCTCTCTGTGACGTATTGAATATGCCCTCCGGAATTACCCGACGGGCATGGGTCGTACGACTACTTCTTTTTTTCCTTTTTTTCCTTGACCTGCGTAGACGCAGACTTTTTTTCCAAGGCCGATACTGCGGGGAGCTTCTTTCCCTCTAAAAGCTCGATAAACGCACCGCCGCCGGTGGAGAGATACGAGATGTTCGGAAGCTCTCCGGCGTTCATAACGGCGACATCCGTATCGCCTCCGCCGACTATCGTGAGGGCGTACGATCCGGCCACCCGGGATATCATTGAATAGGTTCCCCGGGAAAACGCATTCATTTCAAACACGCCCATGGGGCCGTTCCAGATAATCGTTTTCGCATCCTGGATGACCAACCCGAACAGGTGTGTCGTCACCGGGCCGATGTCCATGCCAATCCAGTCTTTGGGAATTTCCTGGACCGGTACTATCTTCGTATCGGCCTTTTCATCAAACCGATTGGCGATGACCGCGTCGACCGGCAGGTAAAATTTCACTCCTTTTTTCCGGCATGTCTCGATGATGGCTCCCGCTCGATCCATCAATTCCCTTTCGACGAGGGACTTGCCCGTCTCGTATCCCATCGCCGCCAGAAACGTGAAAGCCATGGCTCCGCCGACGACGAGCTTGTCGACCCGCTCCACCATGTTTTCCAGCGCACAGAGCTTGTCGGTCACCTTCATGCCTCCCAGGATCGCCACCAGAGGCCGGGCGGGGTTCTCTATGGCCCGATCGAAGTAATTCAGCTCCTTTCGAAGCAGAAAACCGCCCACGGTTACATCAAAGTATTTCGTGATCGCGTCGATTGAAGCGTGAGCGCGGTGAGATACGGCGAAGGCGTCATCTATATATACATCCGCCAGGGCCGCAAGTTCACGGGCGAACGCGTCGTCATTGGCCGTCTCTCCGGGATGAAAGCGCAGATTCTCAAGAAGCATTACCTCTTCCGGCCGCATCAGGTCCGCCAGTTCCTGCACCTGCACCCCGATACAGTCCTTGGCCATGATGACGTCCTTATCCAAAAGCCGGGAAAGTCTCCTGGCCACAGGCTCCAGGCTCAGGTTCTCCACCCGCTTTCCGCCGGGACGACCCATGTGGGACATCAGGATGATGCTGCATCCCTCGTCGAGGGCGTAGTTGATCGTCGGCAGGACGCTGCGGATCCTCAAGTCATTGATGATATTCCCGTTTTCGTCCATGGGAACGTTGAAATCCACGCGAATGAGCAGCTTCTTGCCCCTGATGTCTCTGACATTCAAATCATCGATATACGTAACCGTCATACACACACCTATAGTTCTTCACCTATAAAACAGGCAAGGTCAAGCAGCCGTTCCGTATAGCCGCTTTCATTGTCGTACCAGGCCATGACCTTGGCCAGCATTCCGTCTACTACGTAGGTTATGGGTGCGTCGAAAATAGCCGAATACGGCGATGACTGGTAGTCGACGGAAACGAGCTCCTTCTCCGTATAAAGGACAATACCCTTGTAACGATCCTCACTTGCCTCGCGCACGGTATTGTTTATGTCCTCTACCGACGCCTTTGTCTTTAATTCCACCACCAGATCGACCAGTGATACGTTCGGGGTCGGCACCCGCATGGCGAGCCCATCCAGCTTTCCCTTCATATCAGGGATCACCTCACCGACCGCCTTGGCGGCGCCGGTGGTGGTGGGAACGATGTTCATGGCCGACGCCCGGGCGCGCCTCAAGTCCTTGTGGGAGCCGTCCAGGAGGCGCTGATCCATGGTGTACGAGTGGATGGTCGTCATCAGCCCCCGGTTGATACCGAATGCGTCGTTGAGTATCTTGACGATCGGCGCCAGGGCATTTGTGGTGCACGACGCGTTAGAGATGACATTGTGCCGTTCCGGCTGATACTCCTCCTGGTTGACGCCCATCACGACGGTGACGTCAACCCCCTTTCCGGGCGCCGCAATGATGACCTTCCTGGCTCCCGCCGACAGGTGCATGGCCGCATCGTCTCTCGAGCGGAAAATCCCGGTGGATTCCAGGACGACATCCACATCCAGGTCGCCCCAGGGGAGCTTCGATACATCACGGGGCTCGCGGAAGATCCGTACTTCCTTTTTGTTTATATATATCGCGTCGTCGTCGAAGTCAACCTCCGCATCGAAGGTCCCGTGGATGGAATCGTATTGAAACAGATGAGCGAGAATATTGGACTCTGCCCTGCTGTTGACCGCTACAATATCCACATCACCCCGTCGTATGGCGGCCCGCAGCGCATATCTTCCTATTCGACCAAAACCGTTAACTCCTACTCTCAGTGTCACTTGACTATCTCCAATAGCGCTTATATAAGACTGAATGATAATACACAATCCAAGAAGAAATCAAGAAAAATCACCCCCCCTCATACGAGAAATGAACGGTCAAATAAACAGATGGGTACATGTAAAAGAAGTACGGGCCGACATCCCAATGAAGAGAAATATCGCAC
It encodes the following:
- a CDS encoding phosphoglycerate kinase encodes the protein MTVTYIDDLNVRDIRGKKLLIRVDFNVPMDENGNIINDLRIRSVLPTINYALDEGCSIILMSHMGRPGGKRVENLSLEPVARRLSRLLDKDVIMAKDCIGVQVQELADLMRPEEVMLLENLRFHPGETANDDAFARELAALADVYIDDAFAVSHRAHASIDAITKYFDVTVGGFLLRKELNYFDRAIENPARPLVAILGGMKVTDKLCALENMVERVDKLVVGGAMAFTFLAAMGYETGKSLVERELMDRAGAIIETCRKKGVKFYLPVDAVIANRFDEKADTKIVPVQEIPKDWIGMDIGPVTTHLFGLVIQDAKTIIWNGPMGVFEMNAFSRGTYSMISRVAGSYALTIVGGGDTDVAVMNAGELPNISYLSTGGGAFIELLEGKKLPAVSALEKKSASTQVKEKKEKKK
- the gap gene encoding type I glyceraldehyde-3-phosphate dehydrogenase, coding for MTLRVGVNGFGRIGRYALRAAIRRGDVDIVAVNSRAESNILAHLFQYDSIHGTFDAEVDFDDDAIYINKKEVRIFREPRDVSKLPWGDLDVDVVLESTGIFRSRDDAAMHLSAGARKVIIAAPGKGVDVTVVMGVNQEEYQPERHNVISNASCTTNALAPIVKILNDAFGINRGLMTTIHSYTMDQRLLDGSHKDLRRARASAMNIVPTTTGAAKAVGEVIPDMKGKLDGLAMRVPTPNVSLVDLVVELKTKASVEDINNTVREASEDRYKGIVLYTEKELVSVDYQSSPYSAIFDAPITYVVDGMLAKVMAWYDNESGYTERLLDLACFIGEEL